In Quercus robur chromosome 10, dhQueRobu3.1, whole genome shotgun sequence, a genomic segment contains:
- the LOC126703000 gene encoding LOB domain-containing protein 40-like has translation MRLSCNGCRILRKGCSDSCTIRPCLQWIKTPESQANATFFLAKFYGRAGLINLINAGPEHLRPAIFKSLLYEACGRIVNPIYGSTGLLWSGSWQLCQAAVEAVLKGLPITQVSSESAFKACDIRHVSKEEIQRPSDQLHKVKSRRSRFKKSSAAAKHKPKVESVSDELAGDTWNELGGPVKKMSRDDELGASENRSCGGGAEAETDCVSAETVEASLAKSEERADGSDVELDLDLSLGLGNWDRETCKVDVGLVLHA, from the exons ATGCGTTTGAGTTGTAACGGCTGTCGAATCCTTCGCAAAGGCTGCAGCGATAGCTGCACCATTAGACCCTGCCTTCAATGGATCAAAACCCCTGAATCCCAAGCCAACGCCACTTTTTTCTTAGCCAAGTTCTATGGTCGAGCCGGCCTCATCAATCTCATCAATGCCGGCCCCGAACATCTTCGTCCAG CAATATTCAAGTCTTTGCTATATGAAGCTTGTGGGAGAATAGTCAACCCGATTTACGGTTCAACCGGGTTGCTATGGTCCGGGAGCTGGCAGCTCTGCCAAGCCGCCGTCGAAGCCGTTCTTAAAGGCTTGCCCATCACGCAAGTCTCTTCGGAGTCGGCTTTCAAAGCCTGCGATATACGCCACGTGTCCAAGGAGGAGATTCAGAGACCGTCCGATCAGCTTCACAAGGTTAAGTCTCGGAGGAGCCGGTTCAAGAAGAGCTCGGCTGCTGCAAAGCACAAGCCGAAGGTGGAGTCTGTGAGTGACGAATTGGCTGGTGACACGTGGAACGAGTTAGGTGGGCCGGTGAAGAAGATGAGTCGTGATGATGAGTTGGGGGCGAGTGAGAATCGGAGTTGTGGAGGAGGAGCTGAGGCTGAGACTGACTGTGTTTCGGCTGAGACCGTAGAGGCTTCGCTGGCTAAGTCTGAGGAACGAGCCGATGGTAGTGACGTGGAGTTGGATTTGGATCTCAGTTTGGGCCTTGGGAATTGGGATAGGGAGACGTGTAAGGTGGATGTGGGTCTTGTTCTACACGCCTGA